In Magnolia sinica isolate HGM2019 chromosome 16, MsV1, whole genome shotgun sequence, the genomic window aatgcatgggaatgatcatggttcgatttgaccgcgaaatgcatgcaaatgaccatgaagtgaagggaattgacccgaAATGCctcaaatgaccgtgaatcaacatggaattgtttgggatgaccgtgaaatgcatgggaatgatcatgaatttaagcaaattgcatggaattgaccgaaagtgaagggaattgccgaaattgactcgaccgtgaatcaacacaattgtttgggatgaccgtgaaatgcatgggaataatcatgacagcgaagtgcatgcaaatgacctgaagtgaagggaattgaccgcaaatgcctcaaatgaccgtgaatcaacacgaattgtttgggatgaccgtgaaatgcatgggaatgatcatgaatagagaccgcgaaatgcatgcatatgatcgtgaagtgaagggaatgacCGCGAAGCGcttaaatgaccgtgaatcaacacaattgtttgggacgaccatgaaatgcatgggaaggATCATGAACCGCAAAATGCATGCGAATGACCGTaaaggaagggaattgaccgcgaaatgcctcaaacgaccgtgaatcaacacaattgtttgggaccgtgaaatgcatgagaatgattatggtttgcgaattgaccgcaaatgcatgcaatgccgtgaagtgaagggaatgccCGAAATGctaaacgaccgtgaatcaacacggaattgtttgggacgaccatgaaatgtatgagaatgatcatggtttgaagcgatttgaccgcgaaatgcatgcaaatgatcgtgaagtgaagggaattgaccgcgaaatgcctcgaaatgactgtgaatcaacacgaaattgtttgggacgaccgtgaaatgcatgggaatgatcatggtttgaagcgatttgaccgcgaaatgcatgtaaatgaccgtgaagtgaagcgaattgaccgcgaaatgcctcgaaacgaccgtgaatcaacacgaaattgtttgggacgaccgtgaaatgcatgggaatgatcatggtttgaagcgatttgaccgcgaaatgcatgtaaatgaccgtgaagtgaagcgaattgaccgcgaaatgcctcgaaacgaccgtgaatcaacacggaattgttttggatgaccgtgaaatgcatggaaatgatcatggtttgaagcgaattgaataATTCAGTGGGTCCTCGGTCTGTTAACTCAGTCGGTGCTCAGTCACTTTCATGCtcttcatttagtttcatatctaATTTTATTCTTTGTTTAAACAACTCTCAATGTGGGCGATTTGAGTCCTGATTTTGCTAATTTATCAGGACCTGCCATACTATTaagcatttaaaaaaatgaaattgaattggggaccgtgcgcatatatactataatatacagtggggtccacccaaacaaagcttaatatttttaaaaattgaaaatggatTGTGGAAGGTGCACATATATAGTAAAATATACAGTGGGGTCGAAAAAATGAAAGCAGGGATTTCAATATACCTGCCATTCGAGGCTTCTTAGCTGGGGGGACCATATCTTGTCCTATCTTGGGCTCAAAAAAGTCGAAAAGGACGTCTATGAGGTGTGTATTTTCGACCAGATAAAGGAGAAAGAAGGAAGCGATAAAAGAAAGGTCTTACTACTTCAGTAGACAGTCAGAGGGGGGAGAAGTGATCAGAAATTGGTAATCTATGGGTAGGATGAACGatcagagagagaaaaaagaaaaaaagctagGATTTTTTCGGTGGAGACGTAACTGGCAGCGGCAGTAAAACCCGTTGTTTACACCGggggcattttcaacctttggaaaggcgtccgtacagctggggtgtattctcgcaagggaaaatgaggtgggcttagtctcctaattgggccataaatgggtcgtacagtcgtaaatttctctctttgatttggccttattttctatagccatcctttcaATAAAGCTATGGATGTGATGGTTACAATGTTAAAACAaaggtgattctttagaatcatagccAAGCGATGATGGTCCCTGACAAATAAACGAATCAAATTCTTGCTTAGACAAATTTTTTAAgataatcttgaccgtccatatttatGGAGATTGATCAAATGTTTAATATTTGTTACATTATTGTGATGTGTTCATGGTCGCCTATGAAATGTGCATTAAACCTAATGAACAGCATAGATTGATAGATTAGAGAGCAGGCTGCTGATTATATAAATTCTACTAAAAGAAGGAGTATTAGAAAGCTTCTACTGGAGGTGGACTGGTAGCTACCCCACCAGGACTTAGGTAGAggatctgtggggctcaccttaatgtatatgttttatccacatcgttcattcatttttacagattattttagggcatgagcccgaaaaggaggcagattgaagtattaagtggaccacactagaggaagtAGCTGGGATTgaaatcctaccgttgaaaacgttctgggcccacctgatgtttatttgccatccaacctgttcataaggtcacatttaCTTGAAaaaggggaaaacataaatatcatcttgatcataaggtcacgtagagacaacataaatatcatcttgatccaaaacttctgggactgTATGatgaagttttttatttttttttctttttctgttagcttgttagtacacccaccgtcagttcacacttcactggtaGCCACCCTACtaaggaatcgataccaagaactcagtgttgaaacgaggtatctttcactcggtctacgaTTTGAGCAGCTATGGAACAGGGTACCCTGAGATGAAGTTCCGTACCCTGTGAAGTTTTCAACGCGAAGCTTTCAATCTCCGTCGCTTTcattgtagtccacttaagacttCATCTGCCTCCTTGTTTTGGGCTCATCCCTTAAAATTATccgtcaaaatagatgaacggtgtatataaaacacatacatcatggtgagccccacagaaccCCTGACACGACTGTCCGTGAGGGTTTttttctaataataataatttttaaaaaaatccgcCTATGAATCTGGACGTATAATCAGATGTGAAATGAGAATAGCGGGGTAACTAACAATGGAAGAAAGTGTGGTTTGTGCTGACTGCATCCAACGTCGAAGTTAGGCCATTCATTACTTGACGATAAAAAACTTAGGACTTGAAGCTGGTCAATGTTGGACTGCCGCCCAACATCAGACTGACAttcacacacgcgcgcgcgcgcgcacactaTATATGTTCATTAAATTGTTGAGATTTTTTTTACATGTGTTTCTACGCATGCATGTGATTGTCTTTCATGTACATGATAAAAATTCACCTCGTCGatatttgatgtagagcgggtcgtggatagtttcatggccaagatggatcagaaaaggcctggtcgacgacagaaatGATACAGACCATCAGAACTTAAAAtagacgtatctcgcaaaccggaatgaccCATcaaacataccatatatgattttgggtaggacgaAATACTTTAGCTAGCCCATGCTGAATTTATGAAataccattagatcgacggtcaaattcatgtttttatttcatttttactatttatagtaagttttaatttgagtataattcttcatccgttgggctttagaagttgtgcccaacataaaaactgcttagaataattaggagaacattgtggtgaagccaaataggacactcactattttttgccaaaaaccttgcacactggtatacatcacgactgtctataaatagtaagtttactatttatagtaaattgcgAATtacaggagttttagttgtagtttgattccgaaacttctttcatggcttagtatccctatttaaaggggtgtaatctcgtttttcatcatcaatcaaattattacaaaattttcagaatttatttctattttcttgtttcttttctcgtggatttgagaaatctctgtgaggagtccagagaagttccatggattcggaatagttatccctccgaggaagatggtgctcgacctcacgttctTCCCTGCATCAATATTCATTGGTTAAATGAATGTAATTACAATTTGGAACCTGAATTCTAGATATGAATGCTAAAGAAACTACAATTTAGTTATACCTGCTTCGTTGGAGCAATGATTGCAtttcaatttgatagtgcatccaaacacgtcCATAAAGGTTGATTTCTTGGACTTCTGCGCAGCTTGATACTTGGGAAGAAGAACTGTGACCAATTGTGGCCTTTGGGAAAACTGCGAAGATGATCGTAGTCATCAGTGACAAATCCAAAATGTGCTGCCAATGCCTGAGTTCTAGGGCGGAGATTATGACAGTTGAAAGATCAATGAATTTACAAGATATGCTAAAATTCCAAAAAAGCTTCCATGCAATCCTATGCCATTTGTGATTCTTAAAGTATTTAAAGGTGTGTTTGGCCAAGACTGAGAGAAAAATAGGTTGCAATTTTTGGGGTTTTAACTGTTAAtggaattcataaaaatcacaaaACAATTCTTGTGAGGATATAAAAGAACTCTTTCTTTCCAATGCAATACAAAAGAGTTCCATTTCGTGAATTTCAGAAATTCTAATTAGGactaagagtagaaattccaaTAAAATTTCCAAAATTGCAAATTATTTTTCTCTACCCCTACAAAAGGCCATAAACCAAAGGGCAGCCTCATTTGGCTGActcgtatgttttttttttttccttttcttttcttttcttttcttactgTTAAAGTACTTTGTTCACATTGTGGTGAGTTTGCATGCACAAATCATGAAATTAGAAGTGTGGTTTGATTTGGCTTTGACTTGTAAAAGAGAGGTTGCTAAGTACACAACCCCTCCATGTCCTACCACATGCATAGATCCAAGCAGTTAATTTGGTGGGCTCCCTCCATGTAGATGGTCTGGACCCGAAAGGGGGTTGGTCCATTCATCAGAGAAATAcaagattctcaattttttcGTCATTTTTCATAAGATCCTACACCGTATTGGCTCGGATTGCCGTATTGGGCCCATTCTAGTAGACCCCACATGATTGAACTCCTTTCAATTTGATTGAATTCTCCTTTACAATGACTACAAACGGCTGGGTTGAAGCTATGACAATGCCAATGTCGATTACATGATATTGAACAAAATGTTTCTTACCACATCCTAAGGGGCATATGGTGATCAAAGAGCAGGGCTTGTTCTTGACAACTTTCATAACCCTTTAATTCGTCGGAGTTCTTGAACAACTTCCTTCATTGTAGGCCTCTTCTCCCAGCTTCGTGCAAGGCATCTCCCAACAAGCTGTACGAATGCCATCAGTTGATCTCTCTTCGCCTCTTTAAGAAAATTTGCCTTGACAAATCCAAGACGCTTCTCTTCCATGCATTCAACAAACAGAAAAATTGAATCGTAATAATGCAATTCTTTAGCAGTCTTTCCTGTTAAAATCTCAAACACAACTACCCCATAACTGTAAACATCGCTCTTTTCTGATAATTCCCCCTTCAAAGCGTACTCTGGATCAAGATACCCGTCAGTCCCTGCTACATTGCATTTTATCTTCGATTCACCTTTGGGCATTGATACCGATAGATCAAAACCAACAATTTTGACATTACAATCTTCATCCAACAAAATTTTCCTGGATCTTATATCCCTATGAATGATGGGTGTGGGTGTGCCTATGTGCAAATAGGTAATACCATACGCCATTCCTGTGGCAATCTTTAAGCAATTTtcccatgaaatatcatgaaaagtTCCGACTTCGTGGATTCGTTGATAAAGCCTTTTGTGGGGGAAGAATTCAAAAACCAGTAATGGAATTCTAGTCTCGAGGCAACATCCGAGTAGCTTCATCACATTGGCGTGGTTAATTTGGGATAGAATTGCAACTTCATAGGTTCTCTTGGAGTGAAATAATTCAAGCCGCTTACGCTTAGAAATGATAATAGCTCGGCCATCGATGGTTCCCTTGTAAATTTTGTAATATGAATCTTGATACATAAAAAAGTCCTTTGCATAATTGTTAGTTGCCTTCTCAAGCTCTTGTGTGGAAAAAATGCGGATTGGTTTACTTTTACCTTCTGCATAAGTAATTAGCTCTTCTAATAGCTCAGCTCCGTTGCTAAGCAAGAACTCATCATGCATCTTTGATCTCAAGCCGAATTGAAAACAACTGGCGTAGCCTACAAGAGCAACCACAAAAtttgctttttaaaaaattacatcTTTTTAATTGTTAGAATATAGAATATCTATACACAATTGTACATACTATAAATAAGTATATAAATAGATAAGTGTATATCTGTTAAGATCTTCcacctcttatatatatatatatatatatatatatattcttcatttttaataAAATGATGACACAATGGTTCTTTAAAATGTAGTCCCTAAAAtctaacatggtatcaaagctatgATTTGGCCTTCATCTTAACTGTCTATCTCTCATTAATTCCTTCCACCTTCAACACTAATAAAacttaaaaaagagaaaatacacaaaaaaaaaaaagaaaaagggatcaAATGTTAGTTGAGAGAACTGACATCTAAGTGTCATGCTGCCACAGTAACTTTGGAAGTGTACACACTAATAAAACTTAAAAGGAGAaagtacaaaataaataaataaaaagatcaaaTGTTAGTTGAGAGAACTTACATCTTAGTGGCATGCTACTTTAGTGACTTTGGAAGTGTACGCCagttcttcctttcttcttcaaaAACTATCTCCAAAGATCACAAAAATGAGAATAAGATGAAGCAGTGTAACAAAGGACAAGAGATTCAAAGGCTTTATATGATATCTAATGGTGTCTTGGATTGCATTTTTAGGAAAACAAATAGGGTTGTGTTTGGATCATGGTTAGCAAAACTCCATTTTAAACtcaatattttggaaaaatacaagtAAGCTTGACCAAACGTTTAAAAGTACCTATATTTTGGaagatagcaaaaaaaaaaaaaagtgttttggGCAAACCAACACTTTCTTTTCAATAAAACATgttttattacaaaaaaaaaaaaaaaaaaaaaaaaactttgggaAGAGTCAAAATATAGAGATTGGTAGTCATCACCTATTGATAAAATTGAAtagaatgtgaaattttataataGAGATAGAATGATTTATAGGATTACTTGAAAATTGAAGGATTTCAGAGAGGCGACAAATTAAGAGCACAAGTTGACTATCTATGTACCTTATTGTTCATACACAGAGaaattctaaatattttaattaaagtttttattttaaatttatttataattaatatACAAACACATAtgtatagttgtttttttttttttctccatttttaaTCCAGATTGTATTCGACCCAAACTTTTCattcaaaattttgggatttttaacAATTCTTGAGAAATTTGCATTTTACCAATGAATGCCTGCACCAAAGGAAATTTCAGGGTGATGCTTTTCATCAGGAGAAAGTATGAAAATGCCCTCAttttgttttttgtgttttttgttttttactttaAAAAGCAATGGAGTTGAGAGTTGTAGGCTCCACATAGTATGTGAATAACATCCAATTCATCTAACATATGAACCCAGCATGGTGTTTAGACCAACAAAAAATCTGGCCAATTTAATCCCCAGATGGGCTACAGATGAATTTGGATGGTTTTAAGTGGTGTACATTAGTTTTTATAGTCTGGCCCATCTTATCATtggattcaaataaataaataaataaataaaattatctatatGAAATCAATGTGTGGTGCATTtatttggatgggttggatgtcaaacatatatctgtgggccccacaattctcaaTGGATcactttttaaaattaaaaaaaacaaaaggagcaTATTTAGGTAATTTTACTCCTAAAGGCACTGTTCGGTAATTACAGTTGATGGATGCTTCATTTAGTAAAATCCGAATTTCTAAGGAATTTTTCCATAAAATTCCTCAAAATTTTGTCCCTTCGACTAACTGCTTGTATTTGCTTGTACTAAATATCATAAaacttcatgatattttgtgcaaccaaacgcagACTATTACTAGACTAGCAACTACAATTCTATTTCATAGTGCATCATCCAAACGCATTTGAAATGAGAAATTAAACAATCTAAAAAAATAAGAACATAAGGGCCCATTGGGCAACATAGATTTGAAATCTTTTATAATCAAGTGGGTTTTGGTTTGTATGAAATTGAGTGGATTTGAAATTATAACCTTgagatgggatttttttttttcttatttgaaaGTCCCCTCAAATTCAAATCCCTCCAATTCTTTACTACCAAATAAATAACCAAAAAATAACAAATTCCCTCAAATCCATTTGATTCAATGCTGTCAAACGAGCTCTTAATTTATTTCACTTACAGAAATTGCAGGACCAGAGAACTCCTCTTAAATGAAATGCAGTCTTTAGAGACAGAGAAGTGTTGGTGCCTGAGATGAGGGAGACAGAGTAAGAGAGGATACAataagaattttttattattatatgaaATTGACTGTTGCACCCGCCACAGGGGAGTTGatgaggtgttacccgggtaacacctttacccttactgtggggtccacattgatgatgtattgtatatcaacgccgtccatccgtttctacaACCCATTTTAGAAGTTGGTCtgaaaaattaagtagatccaaatatcaggtggaccacatca contains:
- the LOC131229197 gene encoding wall-associated receptor kinase-like 1; protein product: MPLRCYASCFQFGLRSKMHDEFLLSNGAELLEELITYAEGKSKPIRIFSTQELEKATNNYAKDFFMYQDSYYKIYKGTIDGRAIIISKRKRLELFHSKRTYEVAILSQINHANVMKLLGCCLETRIPLLVFEFFPHKRLYQRIHEVGTFHDISWENCLKIATGMAYGITYLHIGTPTPIIHRDIRSRKILLDEDCNVKIVGFDLSVSMPKGESKIKCNVAGTDGYLDPEYALKGELSEKSDVYSYGVVVFEILTGKTAKELHYYDSIFLFVECMEEKRLGFVKANFLKEAKRDQLMAFVQLVGRCLARSWEKRPTMKEVVQELRRIKGL